One genomic segment of Caloranaerobacter ferrireducens includes these proteins:
- the hutH gene encoding histidine ammonia-lyase yields the protein MGKVIIDGHNLTIDDVVNVARKGYIVELSDDAVQRVKKARELVDKFVENEKVVYGITTGFGKFSEMVISKEETKQLQKNLIMSHSCGVGNPLSEEVVRAVMLLRANALAKGNSGIRLSTLQTLIDMLNKGVHPIIPEKGSLGASGDLAPLSHMVLVLLGEGEAIYKGERLSGREAMHKAGIQTVELTSKEGLALINGTQIMTAIGALTVYDSKQLMKIADISAALTIEALNGIIDAFDERVHKVRPHLGQIKTASNIRKLCKDSKNITRQGEIRVQDAYTLRCIPQIHGASKDAIKYVEEKISIEINSATDNPLIFSEDEFVVSGGNFHGQPIALAMDFLGIALSEIANSSERRIERLVNPQLSGLPAFLAEKGGLNSGFMIAQYTAASLVSENKVLAHPASVDSIPSSANQEDHVSMGTIAARKAKEILFNVQNVLAIEMLTAVQAIDFNESEKLGKGTKAAYNKIRENITYVDKDRILYKDINKSFELISSGDILREVESYIGELE from the coding sequence ATGGGGAAAGTGATTATAGATGGTCACAACTTAACAATTGATGATGTAGTAAATGTTGCGAGAAAAGGATACATTGTAGAGTTATCTGATGATGCGGTTCAAAGAGTTAAAAAAGCTAGAGAGCTTGTAGATAAGTTTGTTGAAAATGAAAAAGTTGTGTATGGGATTACAACTGGATTTGGAAAGTTTAGTGAGATGGTTATTTCAAAAGAAGAGACAAAACAATTGCAGAAAAATCTGATTATGAGTCATTCATGTGGAGTAGGAAATCCTTTAAGCGAAGAGGTAGTTAGGGCTGTAATGCTTTTAAGAGCAAATGCTTTAGCTAAGGGAAATTCAGGAATTAGACTAAGTACTCTTCAAACTTTAATCGATATGTTAAATAAAGGAGTACACCCAATAATACCAGAGAAAGGTTCTTTGGGGGCAAGTGGTGATCTAGCACCTCTATCACATATGGTTTTAGTACTTTTAGGTGAAGGAGAAGCAATATACAAAGGAGAAAGATTGAGTGGAAGAGAGGCAATGCACAAAGCTGGTATCCAAACAGTTGAGTTGACATCAAAAGAAGGTTTAGCACTAATTAATGGTACTCAAATAATGACAGCTATTGGAGCTTTAACAGTTTACGATTCAAAACAATTAATGAAGATTGCAGATATATCTGCAGCATTGACAATAGAGGCACTTAATGGGATAATAGATGCTTTTGATGAAAGAGTCCATAAAGTTAGACCTCATTTAGGGCAAATTAAAACAGCTAGTAATATCAGAAAATTATGTAAAGATAGCAAGAACATAACAAGGCAAGGAGAGATAAGAGTTCAAGATGCGTATACTTTAAGATGTATACCACAAATTCATGGTGCTAGTAAAGATGCTATAAAATATGTAGAAGAAAAAATAAGTATAGAGATAAATTCAGCAACAGATAATCCTTTGATTTTTAGTGAAGATGAATTTGTAGTTTCAGGAGGTAATTTCCATGGGCAGCCAATTGCTTTGGCTATGGACTTTTTAGGCATTGCCTTGTCTGAAATAGCTAATTCTTCAGAACGAAGAATTGAACGATTAGTAAATCCACAGTTAAGTGGGTTACCAGCGTTTTTAGCAGAAAAGGGAGGCTTGAATTCTGGATTTATGATAGCTCAGTATACAGCTGCTTCATTAGTATCTGAAAATAAAGTATTAGCTCATCCTGCTAGCGTGGATTCAATACCTTCTTCTGCAAATCAAGAAGACCATGTTAGTATGGGTACTATTGCAGCAAGAAAGGCAAAAGAAATATTATTTAACGTGCAAAATGTGCTGGCAATTGAAATGTTAACGGCTGTTCAAGCTATAGATTTTAATGAAAGTGAAAAATTAGGAAAAGGCACAAAAGCTGCATATAATAAAATTAGAGAGAATATAACTTATGTAGATAAAGATAGAATTTTATATAAAGATATTAATAAGAGTTTTGAATTAATTAGTTCAGGTGATATTTTAAGAGAAGTAGAATCATATATAGGTGAGTTAGAATAA
- a CDS encoding sensor histidine kinase: protein MKRNVVDINRINEVLKKTIESINKGKEEIFDIAESARKECESIRRELAELKERVSKLVKEVDVLEIEEKKSRKNLMAVSKNFKLYNEDDIKRAYDNAKNLQVLLMLKRQEEKDLINKRKELELRLINAEKVLKKAEKLVTQVGVALEYLSGNLSDLSETIEDMQKKQLLGIKILKAQEEERQRVARDIHDGPAQSLANVVIKTEICERLLDIDVNKARNELKNLKHIVRESLKDIRKIIYDLRPMSIDDLGFIPTIKRYGCNFSEETGINVEVFVIGQFKSMESIVEITLFRIIQEALNNIKKHSKAKNVQIKIETTLKKINIVVKDDGIGFDVEKKLKETNIFEGGFGILGMRERVELLNGEFQIISSIGRGTSIIFRIPIDGKDD from the coding sequence ATGAAAAGAAATGTAGTAGATATTAACCGTATAAATGAAGTCCTAAAAAAAACTATAGAATCTATTAATAAAGGAAAAGAAGAAATATTTGATATAGCAGAAAGTGCTAGAAAAGAATGTGAATCTATAAGAAGAGAATTAGCAGAATTAAAAGAGAGAGTTTCAAAATTAGTGAAAGAAGTAGATGTTTTAGAAATTGAAGAAAAAAAAAGTAGGAAAAATTTAATGGCTGTAAGTAAAAATTTTAAACTTTACAATGAAGATGATATTAAAAGGGCATATGATAATGCGAAAAATTTGCAGGTATTACTAATGCTGAAAAGACAGGAAGAAAAAGATCTTATAAATAAAAGGAAGGAGCTAGAACTAAGGTTAATTAATGCTGAAAAAGTTCTTAAAAAGGCAGAAAAATTGGTTACTCAAGTTGGAGTAGCTTTAGAGTACTTAAGTGGTAATTTAAGTGATTTAAGCGAAACTATTGAGGACATGCAGAAGAAACAACTACTAGGAATAAAAATTTTGAAGGCTCAGGAAGAAGAACGACAAAGAGTGGCAAGAGATATCCATGATGGTCCAGCACAGTCACTTGCTAATGTTGTAATTAAAACAGAAATATGTGAAAGACTTTTAGATATTGATGTGAATAAAGCTAGAAATGAATTGAAGAATTTGAAACATATAGTTAGAGAAAGTCTTAAGGATATAAGAAAAATAATATACGATTTAAGGCCTATGTCAATTGATGATTTAGGTTTTATTCCTACTATAAAAAGATATGGGTGTAACTTTTCTGAGGAGACAGGTATAAATGTTGAAGTTTTTGTAATAGGTCAATTTAAAAGTATGGAATCTATTGTTGAAATTACATTATTTAGGATTATACAAGAGGCTCTGAATAACATAAAAAAACATTCAAAAGCTAAAAATGTTCAGATTAAAATTGAAACTACTTTGAAAAAAATTAATATAGTTGTAAAAGATGACGGTATCGGGTTTGATGTAGAGAAAAAGTTAAAAGAAACTAATATATTTGAAGGTGGATTTGGAATTTTAGGTATGAGAGAAAGAGTAGAACTGCTTAATGGTGAGTTTCAAATAATTTCTTCAATTGGGAGAGGAACTAGTATTATTTTTAGAATACCAATAGATGGGAAGGATGATTAA
- a CDS encoding diguanylate cyclase, which translates to MELINNRYFINNIIEENNESITYEVRDLIKNNAKKFLKLYKETLNTSKYVEYLTQNFIKYSTITHPNIIKSHSFDIVKTIDNKASKKPLYFYTTEIKSGFKLIDVVDKLTEKEVISIIYQICDIIYHLHLQGITYIFLNPENIFIDKSKNEIKIKLQDIISVKEHILSRTFDYNDRLFIAPEFTFDKEKIDKRTDIFSIGILFYVLLKGFNKTDFSYQSILEEVKSLDDDYFKIIKKCISRDISKRYDDIYQLVNDLNIITGRQFEFNFTNRNLIFKTPIVGRDKEIKEVLDIDSQFNTGNYKTKLVLIKGEGGIGKTRFLNEIGFRLRMSSRTLFKTMVDISNSVGFSSIQMILKQMVKNADISLIEKYGAELVKIIPEIRLIKKDIKPSPVLSADKEKLRLYDRITNFLVDYINKTPTYIMIDDLHNASLETFRMLNFIIKNSSSVPLLLIITYDEEKIRYRSEVKDIIDEWKNFDEVKELELLKLNLHETSELLSNILNIDYKPINFTARIIKETNGNPRYIEEVLKKLYVAKELYLDKKGGWKLNIESIDQLPIPVNIDEAIKEQIELLDRDLYSIIKIISIFNSPVSQKIIEKMVKVSGKKLLRLIENLVSMKLLDKRVEDWGYTYTFYNRNVKGYIYNSIDKNERSKLHKQASEILEDIYKKQDRVNFDELIFHLTLSNEIDKAIDYAITFAKKMQRLLANSRAMLLWEKAYRLLKEKPTDIRKLYVLINMGKLYAYQGENNKAIDMYKKALQGALKTDNKQLVIRCKINMANIFYLRNDLNTCRRLATEAYLEAKAIDSIEDILDAVILLNKINIWKGKYDSVLRFSEKYLKLALGENLYRYAGNIYNHMGLVHMFTEKINLSRECFEKSIKLFQKANEFVESTRPINNIGIIYADYFDEIDKAMKYMREGIEISQKYNSTQGEVVFLNNIGELYLSINEYEKAKEVVERAVKLSKELEDEDTYFLAMKNLATIYLHTGEFDKCFDCYYIIQEKFEKSNISKINVTEYYNFLSEFYYKFGKWDKAKEYCDKTIKNSTKFDIKYKLNAISLKAIIKYYETGILDKEEINKIRNEFKLRNRNTGRRDFLLRIAYVAIQIGDIDYALELLKEDAQISKRVSTIYLDIVRRMLNICIEDWGIQRLLEVLKLVRDNRFLEFELFIYYMIGEKYFKKQEYYKAANYYLMVLDLLKRLSKKIPDENFRLTYFSSHGKYKIIQRVSAIIDILLTDKDELLVEKANEVLKKLKDNSLKDIDLLVNLFNKINRTIEVNSKDTNAYLNILQVTKLIEKFNDDYENNLYRLISFAVDQSLASRGIIFINNEVTNELEVIASTIDNIDQEELKKIRFIIKQKQKAFILKNIFEEVKNETDRLLFGDIKSMICIPIFRTRKESLLNKVERRKKIKSFSNDKIIGYFYLDSDMIFNRFNQRTFELMKMLSYIAYLNIENYYLKISSSTDKLTGIYNRKYFDFLFDEILRFSKVNNYSFSVIMADIDKFKNVNDIFGHQKGDEILSKVAQIIQNNIRNTDIVGRYGGEEFIVILHDTEGNEGLKVAEKIRKEVENADLISKDYPVTISLGVSNYPQHGQFKDELIENADKALYHAKNTGRNKSVLWDSSIRDKAVRFDKLAGIVTGNTVQDQRIVSLMIDVLNLLKLDEEAEYKIFEILGRLIEVMEIHQAILFTIGKDLSINNMYARRRMEQKWDNCPRYNKKIIEKVIDSSKGEFLIDWEDIGKIDPVTGKPDWQSVIAVPSIINGKIKGILYLSVPIKEKEFDYNSYNFICKIADIIAAII; encoded by the coding sequence ATGGAATTAATAAACAATAGGTATTTTATAAATAATATTATTGAAGAAAATAATGAAAGTATTACATATGAAGTAAGAGACTTAATAAAAAACAATGCAAAGAAATTTCTAAAATTATATAAAGAAACTTTGAATACTAGTAAGTATGTAGAATACCTAACACAAAATTTTATTAAATATAGTACTATTACACATCCTAATATTATCAAAAGTCATAGCTTTGATATAGTTAAAACAATTGATAATAAAGCGTCAAAAAAACCTTTGTATTTTTATACAACTGAAATAAAAAGTGGATTTAAGCTTATTGACGTTGTAGATAAACTTACAGAAAAAGAAGTAATCAGTATTATTTATCAAATATGTGATATAATATATCATTTACATTTACAAGGAATTACTTATATTTTCTTAAACCCAGAAAATATTTTTATAGATAAATCTAAAAATGAAATAAAAATTAAATTACAAGATATTATTTCAGTAAAAGAACATATTTTAAGCAGAACTTTTGACTATAATGATAGATTATTTATTGCACCTGAATTTACCTTTGATAAAGAAAAGATAGATAAGCGAACAGATATATTTTCAATTGGTATATTATTTTATGTTTTGTTAAAAGGTTTTAATAAAACAGATTTTAGTTATCAAAGTATATTAGAGGAAGTAAAAAGCTTAGATGATGATTATTTTAAAATTATTAAAAAATGTATAAGTAGAGATATTAGCAAGAGATATGACGATATTTACCAATTAGTTAATGATTTGAATATTATTACAGGAAGGCAATTTGAGTTTAATTTTACAAATAGAAATTTAATATTTAAAACACCGATAGTGGGTAGAGACAAAGAAATAAAAGAAGTGCTTGATATTGACAGTCAATTCAATACAGGAAATTATAAAACAAAATTGGTATTAATTAAAGGAGAAGGTGGAATTGGTAAAACACGTTTTCTCAATGAAATAGGATTTAGATTAAGAATGAGTAGCAGAACATTATTTAAAACTATGGTTGATATATCAAATTCGGTTGGCTTTTCATCAATACAAATGATTTTGAAACAGATGGTAAAGAATGCAGATATTAGTTTAATCGAGAAATATGGTGCAGAATTAGTGAAAATAATACCAGAAATAAGACTTATTAAAAAAGATATTAAACCATCACCAGTTTTAAGTGCAGATAAGGAAAAGTTAAGGTTATATGATCGTATTACTAATTTTCTTGTAGATTATATAAATAAGACGCCAACTTATATTATGATAGATGATTTACACAATGCAAGCTTAGAAACTTTTAGAATGTTGAATTTTATTATAAAAAACAGTAGTTCGGTACCTCTTCTATTAATTATTACTTATGATGAAGAAAAAATAAGATATAGGTCAGAGGTAAAAGATATTATTGATGAATGGAAAAATTTTGATGAAGTTAAAGAACTTGAATTACTTAAACTTAATTTACATGAAACATCGGAATTATTAAGTAATATTTTAAATATTGACTATAAACCTATTAATTTTACAGCTAGAATAATAAAAGAAACTAATGGTAATCCAAGATATATAGAAGAAGTTTTGAAAAAACTGTATGTAGCAAAAGAGCTTTATTTGGACAAAAAAGGTGGATGGAAATTAAATATTGAAAGTATTGACCAACTCCCTATACCTGTAAATATCGATGAAGCTATTAAAGAGCAAATTGAACTGTTAGATAGAGATTTATACAGTATTATTAAAATAATTTCTATATTTAACAGTCCAGTTTCTCAAAAAATTATAGAGAAAATGGTAAAGGTAAGTGGGAAAAAATTATTAAGATTAATTGAAAATTTAGTTTCTATGAAACTATTGGATAAACGAGTAGAGGATTGGGGTTATACTTATACTTTTTATAATCGAAATGTCAAAGGATATATATATAACAGCATTGATAAAAATGAAAGAAGTAAACTGCATAAGCAAGCCTCTGAAATTCTTGAGGATATTTACAAGAAACAGGATAGAGTAAATTTTGATGAATTAATTTTCCATTTAACTTTATCTAATGAAATAGATAAAGCTATTGACTATGCTATTACATTTGCTAAGAAGATGCAAAGATTACTTGCAAATTCACGTGCGATGTTATTGTGGGAAAAGGCATATAGACTCTTAAAGGAAAAACCAACTGATATAAGAAAATTATATGTATTGATAAATATGGGTAAATTATATGCTTATCAGGGTGAAAATAATAAAGCTATAGATATGTATAAAAAAGCCCTTCAAGGAGCGCTAAAAACAGATAACAAACAGTTAGTTATTAGATGCAAGATAAATATGGCGAATATTTTTTATTTAAGAAATGATTTGAATACATGTAGAAGATTAGCGACGGAAGCGTATTTGGAGGCTAAAGCTATAGATTCAATTGAAGATATCTTGGATGCTGTGATTTTACTAAATAAAATCAATATTTGGAAGGGTAAATATGATTCAGTTTTGAGGTTTAGCGAAAAATATTTAAAATTAGCTTTAGGAGAAAATTTATATAGATATGCAGGCAATATCTATAATCATATGGGTCTTGTTCATATGTTTACAGAAAAAATTAATTTGTCGAGAGAATGTTTTGAAAAAAGTATAAAGCTATTCCAAAAAGCTAATGAATTTGTTGAATCTACTCGTCCTATTAATAATATTGGTATAATTTACGCAGATTATTTTGATGAAATTGACAAAGCAATGAAATACATGAGAGAAGGAATTGAGATATCTCAGAAGTATAATTCTACACAAGGTGAAGTAGTATTTTTAAATAATATAGGTGAATTATACTTGAGTATCAATGAATATGAAAAGGCTAAGGAAGTAGTTGAAAGAGCTGTTAAATTGTCAAAAGAGCTTGAAGATGAAGATACGTATTTCCTTGCTATGAAAAATTTAGCTACTATATATCTTCATACAGGGGAGTTTGATAAATGTTTTGATTGTTATTATATTATACAAGAGAAGTTTGAAAAATCTAATATAAGTAAAATAAATGTTACTGAATATTATAACTTTTTAAGTGAATTTTATTATAAATTTGGTAAATGGGATAAAGCGAAAGAATATTGTGATAAGACAATAAAAAATAGTACTAAATTTGATATCAAATATAAACTTAATGCGATATCTTTAAAAGCCATTATTAAATATTATGAAACTGGTATATTAGACAAAGAAGAAATTAATAAAATAAGAAATGAATTTAAACTTAGAAACAGAAATACTGGCCGAAGAGATTTCCTTTTAAGGATAGCATATGTTGCTATTCAAATTGGTGATATAGATTATGCATTAGAGTTATTGAAAGAAGATGCCCAAATATCAAAAAGAGTATCTACAATTTATCTAGATATAGTTAGAAGAATGTTAAATATATGTATAGAAGATTGGGGAATTCAAAGGTTATTAGAAGTACTTAAACTGGTTAGAGATAATAGATTCTTAGAGTTTGAATTATTTATTTATTATATGATTGGTGAAAAGTATTTTAAGAAACAAGAGTATTATAAAGCAGCCAATTACTATCTGATGGTTTTGGACTTATTAAAAAGGCTTTCAAAAAAGATACCAGATGAGAATTTTAGATTAACTTATTTCAGTAGCCATGGTAAGTATAAGATAATACAAAGAGTAAGTGCGATAATCGATATTTTATTAACGGACAAAGATGAATTATTGGTAGAAAAAGCAAATGAAGTGCTTAAAAAATTAAAAGATAATAGTCTGAAAGATATCGACCTTTTAGTAAACTTATTTAATAAAATAAATAGGACTATTGAAGTAAATAGTAAAGATACAAATGCATATCTCAATATATTGCAGGTAACAAAGCTGATAGAAAAATTCAATGATGATTATGAAAATAATTTGTATAGACTAATAAGCTTTGCAGTTGACCAAAGTTTAGCTAGCAGAGGCATTATTTTCATAAATAATGAAGTAACAAATGAATTAGAAGTTATTGCTTCTACAATAGATAATATTGATCAGGAAGAATTGAAAAAAATAAGATTTATAATTAAACAGAAACAGAAGGCTTTTATTTTAAAAAATATTTTTGAAGAGGTAAAAAATGAAACAGATAGGCTTTTATTTGGTGATATTAAATCTATGATTTGCATTCCAATTTTTAGAACTAGAAAGGAAAGTTTATTAAATAAAGTAGAAAGAAGAAAAAAGATAAAGAGTTTTTCAAATGATAAGATTATAGGATATTTTTACTTAGATTCAGATATGATTTTTAATAGGTTTAATCAAAGAACTTTTGAATTAATGAAAATGCTATCTTATATTGCTTACTTAAATATTGAAAATTATTATTTAAAAATTTCCTCATCAACAGATAAACTTACTGGGATTTATAATAGAAAATATTTTGACTTTCTATTTGATGAAATACTAAGATTTTCGAAAGTTAATAACTATAGTTTTTCGGTAATAATGGCAGATATAGACAAATTTAAAAACGTAAATGATATATTTGGGCATCAGAAAGGCGACGAAATCTTAAGCAAAGTTGCGCAAATAATCCAGAACAATATTAGGAATACTGATATTGTAGGGAGATATGGCGGTGAGGAATTTATAGTTATTCTACACGATACTGAAGGAAATGAAGGATTAAAGGTTGCAGAAAAAATAAGAAAAGAGGTAGAAAACGCTGATTTAATAAGTAAAGATTATCCAGTTACTATTAGTTTAGGAGTATCAAATTATCCACAACATGGACAATTTAAGGACGAACTTATAGAAAATGCTGATAAAGCTTTGTATCATGCCAAAAATACAGGAAGGAATAAGTCTGTTCTTTGGGATAGTTCTATTAGAGATAAAGCAGTAAGATTTGATAAACTTGCTGGTATAGTAACTGGAAACACAGTACAGGATCAACGTATTGTTTCTTTAATGATTGATGTTTTAAATTTATTAAAATTAGATGAAGAAGCAGAATACAAGATATTTGAGATTTTAGGTAGACTAATTGAAGTTATGGAAATTCATCAGGCAATATTATTTACGATTGGAAAAGATTTAAGTATAAATAATATGTATGCTAGAAGAAGAATGGAACAGAAATGGGACAATTGCCCTAGATATAATAAAAAAATTATAGAAAAAGTGATAGATAGTAGTAAAGGTGAATTTTTAATAGATTGGGAAGATATAGGCAAGATTGATCCTGTAACAGGGAAACCAGATTGGCAGTCAGTAATTGCTGTACCTTCAATTATAAATGGAAAGATTAAGGGTATTTTATATCTTTCAGTACCAATTAAGGAAAAGGAATTTGATTATAATTCATATAATTTTATTTGTAAAATAGCAGATATAATTGCAGCTATTATTTGA
- a CDS encoding chemotaxis protein CheW: MAEKQYVVFKIGNEEYGIDIMNVKEIGPYQKSVKVPNAPVFVEGIINYRGNVIPIISLHKRFNIEQKDIDSNTRIIVINLKDKQIGFIVDEASQTIRLDDKDIDPAPDIVAGVDSKYITGVGKLDERLIILVDLEKILTEDEKKKIESMEV; this comes from the coding sequence ATGGCTGAAAAGCAATATGTAGTTTTTAAAATAGGTAATGAAGAGTATGGTATAGATATTATGAATGTTAAAGAAATAGGACCATATCAAAAAAGTGTCAAAGTACCTAATGCACCAGTTTTTGTTGAAGGAATAATAAACTATAGAGGGAATGTTATACCTATAATAAGTCTTCATAAAAGATTTAATATTGAACAAAAGGACATTGACAGTAATACAAGAATCATTGTAATAAACTTGAAAGATAAGCAAATAGGTTTTATAGTAGATGAAGCTTCTCAGACTATTAGATTAGATGATAAAGATATAGACCCAGCACCTGATATTGTAGCAGGAGTAGATAGTAAGTATATTACAGGGGTAGGTAAACTTGATGAAAGACTGATAATTTTAGTTGATTTAGAAAAAATATTAACAGAAGATGAAAAGAAAAAGATAGAATCTATGGAAGTATAG
- a CDS encoding YkuS family protein gives MKKKIAVEDGLKNMRDFLSSRGYDVESLSKSKNNLDNCDAIVVSGQDSNFMGIHDSVTKKPVIDATGKSPQDVYNQLKGLLK, from the coding sequence GTGAAAAAGAAAATTGCAGTTGAAGATGGATTAAAAAATATGAGGGATTTCCTTTCAAGTAGAGGGTATGATGTAGAAAGTTTAAGTAAGAGTAAAAATAATCTAGATAATTGTGATGCTATTGTAGTTTCAGGTCAAGATAGTAATTTTATGGGTATACATGATAGTGTGACTAAGAAGCCTGTTATAGATGCAACTGGGAAATCACCTCAAGATGTGTATAATCAATTGAAAGGGTTACTTAAATAA
- a CDS encoding LacI family DNA-binding transcriptional regulator: MSVTIKDVARIAGVSISTVSRVINNSKPVSPEIRKKVLDVIEEIGYKPNEIARTLVTKKSFLIGVIVTDIGNSYIADMVRGIEEVGKMYNYDILLCSTYGDKTAELKYMQLLNRKQVEGIILVSDVLNSEIKEQIDKYEIPFVFLSRFSYQEDYATVTIDYVDASYEMTKYLISLGHRNILYLGVKEDVNSLENMKIKGFEKASTEEEINSIISFAKGYKIEDGYEAAKEIFKDYNDFTAIYCSNDELAIGVMNYCYDNKIRIPDDISVVGFGDISIVSNLRPRLTTIKIPFYDIGAVAIRRIIKELKKEPLEEKRTILPFHLQKRDSSIKITKSSI; the protein is encoded by the coding sequence TTGTCAGTTACTATTAAAGATGTAGCCAGAATAGCTGGTGTATCTATTTCAACAGTATCGAGAGTTATTAATAATTCTAAACCTGTTAGCCCAGAAATTAGAAAAAAAGTTTTAGACGTAATAGAAGAAATTGGATATAAACCAAATGAAATTGCTAGAACTTTAGTTACAAAGAAATCATTTTTAATCGGTGTAATTGTAACAGATATCGGTAATTCATATATAGCAGATATGGTAAGAGGTATTGAAGAAGTTGGAAAAATGTACAATTACGATATTCTTTTATGTAGTACGTATGGTGATAAGACAGCAGAGTTAAAATATATGCAGCTACTTAATAGGAAGCAGGTTGAAGGGATAATTTTGGTATCTGATGTTTTAAATTCAGAAATTAAAGAACAAATCGATAAATATGAAATACCATTTGTATTTTTAAGTAGATTTTCATACCAAGAGGATTATGCAACAGTAACTATAGATTATGTTGATGCTTCTTATGAAATGACTAAGTATTTAATTAGCTTAGGACATAGAAATATATTATATCTAGGAGTAAAGGAAGATGTTAATTCGTTAGAAAACATGAAAATAAAAGGATTTGAGAAAGCTTCGACAGAAGAGGAGATAAATAGCATTATTTCTTTTGCAAAGGGATATAAAATAGAAGATGGATATGAAGCTGCTAAAGAAATATTTAAGGATTATAATGATTTTACAGCTATATATTGCAGTAATGATGAGTTAGCGATTGGCGTTATGAATTATTGTTACGATAATAAAATTAGAATACCAGATGATATTTCGGTTGTAGGTTTTGGAGATATTAGTATTGTTTCTAATTTAAGACCTAGATTAACAACAATTAAGATACCATTCTATGATATAGGAGCTGTTGCAATAAGAAGAATAATTAAAGAACTAAAAAAAGAACCATTAGAAGAAAAACGTACAATATTACCATTTCATTTACAGAAGAGAGATAGCTCAATAAAAATAACAAAATCTTCAATTTGA
- the thpR gene encoding RNA 2',3'-cyclic phosphodiesterase gives MRLFIALSFDRELKERLGKIQKKVKNNSSKGRWVYIDNFHLTLKFLGSVDKNYVGDINKSLRKIASNFDEIKLKLDKLDYFPGKGKMRVVWLGVSGEVEKVKQIKFAVDEELIKYGFTKEKRKYTPHITLARDVVFESRKYFIDDLIEKDLEYSFTLKNLTLMNSELIGGKRIYTPVGNFRLG, from the coding sequence ATGAGATTGTTTATTGCTTTATCTTTTGATAGAGAATTAAAAGAGAGATTAGGCAAAATACAGAAGAAGGTGAAAAACAATTCTTCGAAGGGAAGATGGGTATATATTGACAATTTTCATTTAACTTTGAAGTTTTTAGGTAGTGTAGACAAGAACTATGTTGGTGATATAAACAAAAGCCTTAGAAAGATTGCTTCTAATTTCGATGAAATTAAGCTTAAATTGGACAAGTTAGATTATTTTCCTGGAAAGGGTAAGATGAGAGTTGTATGGCTAGGGGTTTCAGGAGAAGTAGAAAAGGTTAAACAAATAAAATTTGCAGTTGATGAAGAGTTAATAAAGTATGGTTTTACAAAAGAAAAAAGAAAATATACCCCGCATATAACTTTAGCAAGAGATGTAGTATTTGAATCAAGAAAGTATTTTATAGATGATTTGATAGAAAAGGATTTAGAATATAGTTTTACATTAAAAAACTTAACGCTTATGAATAGTGAATTAATAGGTGGTAAGAGAATATATACACCTGTAGGGAATTTCCGTTTAGGTTAA
- a CDS encoding DUF896 domain-containing protein has product MLSKEKLNRINYLARKSKIEGLTEEEKKEQKALREEYLKNFRESFRRQLNSIKFVEEKE; this is encoded by the coding sequence ATGCTATCAAAGGAAAAATTAAATAGAATAAACTATTTGGCTAGAAAATCCAAAATAGAAGGCTTAACAGAAGAGGAGAAGAAAGAACAGAAAGCTCTAAGAGAAGAATATCTTAAAAATTTTAGAGAAAGTTTTAGAAGACAGTTAAACTCAATCAAGTTTGTAGAAGAAAAAGAATAG